The Thermococcus sibiricus MM 739 DNA window TGTTATGAGCCTTATAGAAGAACTAATAGTAGGGCTCTTTAAGGAAGCAAGAACTTGGGAAGAACTTGGTGAGAGAGACTTACCCAAAGTTAAGGTACCATTTAAGCGCTTTACTATGGCCGAGATTGAAGAAGAATTTGGCGACGATGAAGAAGCTAGCAGAGCCATGGAAGAACCATTCTGGATAACAGACATTTCTAGGGAATTTTACGATAGGGAAGATCCGAAAAGACCCGGGCACTTTAGAAACTACGATCTAATTCTGCCAGAAGGCTATGGAGAAGTTTCAAGTGGTGGAGAAAGAGAGTGGGAGTATGAAGCAATATTGAGAAAACTAAAAGAGAGTGGATTAAGCTTGAGAGCATTTAGGCCCTATCTTGAGGTTGCAAAGGCTGGAAAGCTCAAACCTTCTGCTGGAGCTGGCATAGGCATTGAAAGACTCGTTAGATACATAGTTGGTGCAAAGCACATAGCTGAGGTTCAGCCATTTCCAAGAGTTCCCGGGATTCCTGCAGTCATTTAAAAGCGTTTCCAAATTCATTTAGATGTACTCTTTCCCACATTATCTCTTTTTCATCGTGTTCAAGCTTTTGTTCTACGGGGTAACCTATTCCAATTACACATAAAATTCTAACATGCTCTGGGATTCCTAAAAGTTCTCTTACATAGTCCTCGGCACTCTTTTCTTCACTGTGTTGCCTGTCCAATACGTGCCCCCAGCATGCTCCTAGGCCTAAGGCCGTGGCTGCCAGTTGTATATGTTCTGCTGCAATACTTGCATCAAAAACCCACGCCGAGCTTATCTTTTCATCCCCGCAAACAACTATTGCCAAAGGCGCTGTTTCAAGGAATCTTAACGCTCCTCTCGTATTTGCCAGCTTTTTAATGATCTCTCTACCTTCAACGACCACAAAGTGCCACGGTCTCCTGTTCATTGAGCTCGGGGAATAAAAAGCCACCTCAAGAATTTTCTCCACGTATTCTCTTGGCACCTTTCTATCTTGGTACTTTCTAATGCTCCGCCTCTTTTTAACAACTTCAAAGAAATCCATAAGAATCACCATGGAAAATTTTGAAAACGGCCTTATCAAAATTTCGTGAACAAAAGGTTGGAGAAGGAAAAACAAAAGGCCAAACTTAAAAGTTAAATAGACTCTTAACATCATAATGTGCTTTTCTCGCCTTTTTTACTTTCAAATCCATTCCAAAGGCGTTTGTGACAGTTCCTTCTTTTTCTGCCCAGAGCCCGCTTGGC harbors:
- a CDS encoding nitroreductase family protein — protein: MDFFEVVKKRRSIRKYQDRKVPREYVEKILEVAFYSPSSMNRRPWHFVVVEGREIIKKLANTRGALRFLETAPLAIVVCGDEKISSAWVFDASIAAEHIQLAATALGLGACWGHVLDRQHSEEKSAEDYVRELLGIPEHVRILCVIGIGYPVEQKLEHDEKEIMWERVHLNEFGNAFK
- a CDS encoding asparagine synthetase A, yielding MNAVQLISRDIEKTIRVQTKLIDYLTDFFVKKGFKWLLPVMLSSITDPLWPDPASSKMRAPEIDAYGTRLKLMHSMILHKQFAIAMGLEKIFVLSPNIRLEERDRDDGRHAYEFTQIDFEIAYATMDDVMSLIEELIVGLFKEARTWEELGERDLPKVKVPFKRFTMAEIEEEFGDDEEASRAMEEPFWITDISREFYDREDPKRPGHFRNYDLILPEGYGEVSSGGEREWEYEAILRKLKESGLSLRAFRPYLEVAKAGKLKPSAGAGIGIERLVRYIVGAKHIAEVQPFPRVPGIPAVI